The Mycolicibacterium smegmatis genome has a window encoding:
- the argJ gene encoding bifunctional glutamate N-acetyltransferase/amino-acid acetyltransferase ArgJ, producing the protein MTSNVDAKLVRTQGVTAPAGFRATGIAAGIKASGALDLALVFNEGPDHNAAGVFTRNQIKAAPVQWSQQVLTTGNLRAVILNSGGANACTGALGFQDAHATAEAVAAALSDWGTETGAIEVAVCSTGLIGDRLPMDKVLAGVTEIVHEMAGGLTGGEEAARAIMTTDTVPKQVALHAENWTVGGMAKGAGMLAPSLATMLVVLTTDAVADSAALDTALRRAAAKTFDRLDIDGSCSTNDTVLLLSSGASEFTPSQDELDAAVLAVCNDLCAQLQADAEGVTKRINITVTGAVSEDEALVAARAVARDSLVKTALFGSDANWGRVLAAVGIAPVTLDPQRISVSFNGSPVCIDGAGAPGAREVDLSGADIDVVIDLASGEHSATVRTTDLSHAYVEENSAYSS; encoded by the coding sequence GTGACGTCGAATGTGGATGCCAAGCTGGTGCGGACGCAGGGCGTGACCGCGCCTGCCGGGTTCCGGGCCACCGGAATCGCCGCGGGTATCAAGGCTTCCGGAGCGCTGGACCTGGCGCTGGTGTTCAACGAGGGTCCCGACCACAACGCGGCAGGCGTGTTCACCCGCAACCAGATCAAGGCGGCCCCGGTGCAGTGGTCGCAGCAGGTGCTCACCACGGGCAACCTGCGCGCGGTCATCCTCAACTCCGGCGGTGCCAACGCCTGCACCGGTGCGCTCGGCTTCCAGGACGCCCACGCCACCGCCGAGGCCGTCGCCGCAGCCCTGTCCGACTGGGGCACCGAGACCGGGGCGATCGAGGTCGCGGTGTGCTCCACCGGGCTGATCGGCGACCGGTTGCCGATGGACAAGGTGCTGGCCGGCGTCACCGAGATCGTGCATGAGATGGCCGGAGGGCTGACCGGTGGTGAAGAGGCCGCCCGGGCCATCATGACCACCGACACCGTGCCGAAACAGGTTGCGCTGCATGCCGAGAACTGGACCGTCGGCGGCATGGCCAAGGGTGCGGGCATGCTGGCGCCGTCGCTGGCCACCATGCTGGTGGTGCTCACCACCGACGCCGTCGCCGACTCGGCCGCGTTGGACACCGCGCTGCGCCGTGCCGCGGCCAAGACGTTCGACCGCCTCGACATCGACGGCAGCTGCTCGACCAACGACACCGTGCTCCTGCTGAGCTCGGGTGCCAGCGAGTTCACGCCCAGTCAGGACGAACTCGACGCCGCGGTCCTCGCGGTCTGCAATGACCTGTGCGCTCAGCTGCAGGCCGACGCCGAGGGCGTCACCAAACGGATCAACATCACCGTCACCGGTGCGGTCAGCGAGGACGAGGCACTCGTTGCCGCGCGTGCCGTCGCCCGCGACAGCCTGGTCAAGACCGCGCTGTTCGGTTCCGACGCCAACTGGGGCCGGGTGCTCGCCGCCGTCGGCATCGCCCCGGTGACGCTGGACCCGCAGCGGATCAGCGTGTCGTTCAACGGATCTCCCGTGTGCATCGACGGCGCCGGGGCGCCGGGAGCCCGTGAGGTCGACCTCTCCGGCGCGGACATCGACGTCGTGATCGACCTGGCGTCCGGTGAACACAGCGCCACCGTGCGGACGACGGACCTCTCGCACGCCTACGTCGAAGAGAACTCGGCGTACAGCTCATGA
- the argF gene encoding ornithine carbamoyltransferase — protein MIRHFLRDDDLSPEEQAEVLTLAADLKKTPFSRRPLEGPRGVAVIFEKNSTRTRFSFEMGIAQLGGHAIVVDGRSTQLGREETLEDTGAVLSRYVDAIVWRTFAQERLTAMASGASVPIVNALSDEFHPCQVLADLQTLAERKGKLAGLRMTYFGDGANNMAHSLMLGGVTAGVHVTIAAPDGFEPDPRFVDAARRRAAETGATVALTKDAKAGADGADVLVTDTWTSMGQENDGLDRVRPFRPFQVNADLLELADPAAVVLHCLPAHRGHEITDEVIDGPQSAVFDEAENRLHAQKALLVWLLEKR, from the coding sequence ATGATCCGGCATTTCCTGCGTGACGACGACCTGTCGCCCGAAGAGCAGGCCGAGGTACTCACCCTGGCCGCCGACCTCAAGAAGACGCCGTTCTCGCGGCGACCGCTGGAGGGTCCGCGCGGCGTCGCGGTGATCTTCGAGAAGAACTCGACGCGTACGCGGTTCTCGTTCGAGATGGGCATCGCCCAGCTCGGTGGACACGCCATCGTCGTCGACGGACGCAGCACGCAATTGGGCCGCGAGGAGACCCTCGAGGACACCGGGGCGGTGCTGTCGCGTTACGTCGACGCGATCGTGTGGCGCACGTTCGCCCAGGAGCGCCTGACCGCGATGGCCAGTGGCGCCTCCGTCCCGATCGTCAACGCGCTGTCCGACGAGTTCCACCCGTGCCAGGTGCTCGCCGACCTGCAGACCCTCGCCGAGCGCAAGGGCAAGCTGGCGGGCCTGCGCATGACGTACTTCGGCGACGGCGCCAACAACATGGCGCACTCGTTGATGCTGGGCGGCGTGACCGCGGGCGTCCACGTCACGATCGCCGCGCCGGACGGCTTCGAACCCGATCCCCGGTTCGTCGACGCCGCACGCCGTCGCGCGGCGGAGACCGGCGCGACCGTCGCTCTCACGAAGGATGCGAAGGCCGGTGCCGACGGCGCCGACGTGCTGGTGACCGACACCTGGACGTCGATGGGCCAGGAGAACGACGGTCTGGACCGGGTGCGCCCGTTCCGTCCGTTCCAGGTCAACGCCGACCTGCTCGAGCTCGCCGACCCGGCCGCCGTGGTGCTGCACTGCCTGCCTGCCCACCGGGGCCACGAGATCACCGACGAGGTGATCGACGGGCCGCAGAGTGCGGTGTTCGACGAGGCCGAGAACCGGCTGCACGCCCAGAAGGCGCTGCTGGTCTGGCTGCTGGAGAAGCGGTAA
- a CDS encoding acetylornithine transaminase, producing MTLQSRWEAVMMNNYGTPPLSLVSGEGAVVTDAYGREYLDLLGGIAVNLLGHRHPAVIEAVTTQLNTLGHTSNLYATEPGIALAEALVGQLGTQARVFFCNSGTEANEVAFKITRLTGKTKIVAAEGAFHGRTMGSLALTGQPSKQAPFEPLPGNVVHVPYGDVAALEAAVDDQTAAVFLEPIMGEGGVVVPPAGYLVAAREITSKHGALLVLDEVQTGVGRTGAFFAHQHDGIVPDVVTMAKGLGGGLPIGACLAVGATGDLLTPGLHGSTFGGNPVCTAAGLAVLKTLAAEDLVARAGVLGKTLSHGIEELGHPLVDKVRGKGLLQGIVLTVPSAKAVETAARDAGFLVNAAAPEVVRLAPPLIITEGQIEAFITALPAVLDTAAEDS from the coding sequence ATGACGCTCCAGAGCCGCTGGGAAGCGGTGATGATGAACAACTACGGCACGCCGCCGTTGTCGCTGGTCAGCGGTGAGGGCGCGGTGGTCACCGACGCCTACGGGCGCGAGTACCTGGACCTGCTCGGGGGCATCGCGGTGAACCTGCTCGGGCACCGCCATCCCGCGGTCATCGAGGCGGTCACCACCCAGCTCAACACCCTGGGCCACACGTCGAACCTGTATGCCACCGAACCCGGCATCGCGCTCGCCGAGGCCCTCGTCGGGCAGCTCGGCACGCAGGCACGGGTGTTCTTCTGCAACTCCGGCACCGAGGCCAACGAGGTCGCGTTCAAGATCACCCGCTTGACCGGCAAGACCAAAATCGTTGCCGCAGAAGGCGCTTTCCACGGCCGCACCATGGGCTCGCTGGCACTGACGGGTCAGCCCAGCAAGCAGGCCCCGTTCGAACCGCTGCCGGGCAACGTCGTGCACGTCCCATACGGCGACGTCGCCGCACTCGAAGCCGCCGTTGACGACCAGACCGCGGCGGTGTTCCTCGAGCCGATCATGGGGGAGGGCGGCGTCGTCGTCCCACCCGCCGGCTATCTGGTTGCCGCGCGTGAGATCACGTCGAAGCACGGTGCGCTACTGGTGCTCGACGAGGTGCAGACCGGCGTCGGCCGCACGGGCGCGTTCTTCGCCCACCAGCACGACGGGATCGTGCCCGACGTGGTGACCATGGCCAAGGGCCTGGGCGGCGGGCTGCCGATCGGCGCCTGCCTGGCCGTCGGCGCGACCGGCGACCTGCTCACCCCGGGCCTGCACGGCAGCACGTTCGGCGGCAACCCGGTGTGCACCGCGGCCGGACTGGCCGTACTCAAGACCCTGGCCGCCGAGGACCTCGTCGCGCGCGCCGGTGTGCTCGGCAAGACCCTGAGCCACGGCATCGAGGAGCTGGGCCACCCGCTCGTGGACAAAGTGCGTGGAAAAGGCCTGCTGCAGGGCATCGTGCTGACCGTCCCGTCGGCCAAGGCCGTCGAGACCGCCGCACGTGACGCCGGGTTCCTGGTGAACGCGGCCGCCCCCGAGGTGGTGCGGCTCGCACCACCACTGATCATCACCGAAGGGCAGATCGAGGCGTTCATCACCGCGCTGCCCGCTGTGCTCGACACTGCTGCGGAGGACTCATGA
- the argC gene encoding N-acetyl-gamma-glutamyl-phosphate reductase has protein sequence MTSIAVAGASGYAGGEILRLLLGHPAYADGRLTIGALTAASSAGTTLGEHHPHLLPLADRVLESTDVEVLTGHDVVFLALPHGHSAALATQLGDTVIIDCGADFRLAEAADWEKFYGSAHAGTWPYGLPELPGGREALKGATRIAVPGCYPTSALLALLPAVAAGLVEPNVTVVAVSGTSGAGKSAKVDLLGAEVIGSARAYNVGGKHRHTPEIAQGLRKVTDKPVTVSFTPVLIPTSRGILATCTAPTTATEPEIRAAYEKAYGAEPFIHLLPEGQLPKTGSVIGSNAAQIQIAVDTEAKTLVAICAIDNLTKGTGGAAVQSMNLALGWPETEGLSIVGVAP, from the coding sequence ATGACTTCGATAGCCGTGGCGGGTGCCAGCGGGTATGCGGGAGGCGAAATTCTCCGGCTGCTGCTGGGCCATCCGGCCTATGCCGACGGCAGGCTGACGATCGGTGCGCTGACCGCCGCATCCAGCGCGGGCACCACGTTGGGCGAGCATCACCCACACCTGCTGCCTCTGGCGGACCGAGTCCTCGAATCCACCGACGTCGAGGTGCTGACCGGCCACGACGTGGTGTTCCTGGCGTTGCCGCACGGACATTCGGCCGCGCTGGCCACCCAACTGGGTGACACCGTCATCATCGACTGCGGTGCGGATTTCCGGCTGGCCGAGGCCGCCGACTGGGAGAAGTTCTACGGCAGCGCCCACGCCGGCACCTGGCCCTACGGCCTTCCCGAACTGCCCGGCGGCCGCGAGGCGCTCAAGGGCGCGACCCGCATCGCCGTGCCGGGTTGCTACCCGACGTCGGCGCTGCTGGCCCTGCTGCCCGCGGTCGCGGCTGGTCTGGTCGAACCCAACGTCACCGTCGTCGCCGTCAGCGGCACCTCGGGTGCGGGCAAGTCCGCCAAGGTCGACCTGCTGGGCGCCGAGGTCATCGGGTCGGCGCGCGCCTACAACGTCGGCGGCAAGCACCGGCACACCCCGGAGATCGCGCAGGGTCTGCGCAAGGTCACCGACAAGCCCGTCACGGTGTCGTTCACTCCGGTTCTCATCCCGACCTCGCGCGGCATCCTCGCCACGTGCACCGCGCCGACCACCGCCACCGAGCCCGAGATCCGGGCCGCGTACGAAAAGGCCTACGGCGCCGAGCCGTTCATCCACCTGCTGCCGGAAGGGCAACTGCCCAAGACCGGTTCGGTGATCGGTAGCAACGCCGCGCAGATCCAGATCGCGGTGGACACCGAGGCCAAGACGCTGGTGGCCATCTGTGCGATCGACAACCTGACCAAGGGCACTGGTGGTGCCGCAGTGCAATCCATGAACCTGGCCCTGGGCTGGCCCGAAACCGAAGGACTTTCGATCGTGGGAGTGGCACCGTGA
- the argB gene encoding acetylglutamate kinase: MSTPSIDRGFKADVLASALPWLKQLHAKIVVVKYGGNAMTDDVLKAAFAADMVFLRNCGIHPVVVHGGGPQISAMLKRLGIEGDFKGGFRVTTPEVLDVARMVLFGQVGRELVNLINAHGPYAVGVTGEDAQLFTAVRRNVTVDGVATDIGLVGDVEHVNAGSLLDLIAAGRIPVVSTIAPDADGVVHNINADTAAAALAEALGAEKLVMLTDVEGLYTDWPDRTSLVSEIDTGALTQLLPKLESGMVPKIEACLRAVNGGVPSAHVIDGRVEHCVLVELFTDEGTGTKVVAQ, encoded by the coding sequence ATGAGCACCCCGTCCATCGACCGAGGGTTCAAGGCCGACGTCCTGGCCTCGGCGTTGCCGTGGCTCAAGCAACTGCACGCCAAGATCGTGGTGGTCAAATACGGCGGCAACGCCATGACCGACGATGTGCTCAAGGCCGCGTTCGCCGCGGACATGGTGTTCCTGCGCAACTGCGGCATCCACCCCGTGGTGGTGCACGGCGGCGGCCCGCAGATCAGCGCGATGCTGAAACGGCTCGGCATCGAAGGCGATTTCAAAGGTGGCTTCCGCGTCACCACGCCCGAGGTGCTCGACGTCGCCCGCATGGTGCTGTTCGGTCAGGTGGGGCGCGAGCTGGTCAACCTCATCAACGCGCACGGGCCGTACGCGGTCGGTGTCACCGGTGAGGACGCGCAGCTGTTCACCGCCGTGCGGCGCAACGTGACCGTGGACGGCGTGGCCACCGACATCGGCCTGGTCGGCGACGTCGAACACGTCAACGCGGGTTCGCTGCTGGATCTCATTGCCGCAGGCAGGATCCCGGTGGTGTCGACCATCGCCCCCGACGCCGACGGTGTGGTGCACAACATCAACGCCGACACGGCCGCGGCCGCGTTGGCCGAGGCGCTCGGCGCCGAGAAGCTCGTGATGCTCACCGATGTCGAAGGTCTCTACACCGACTGGCCCGACCGCACCTCGCTGGTCAGCGAGATCGACACGGGCGCACTGACACAGCTGCTGCCGAAGCTCGAATCGGGCATGGTGCCCAAGATCGAGGCGTGCCTGCGCGCCGTCAACGGCGGCGTGCCCAGCGCACACGTGATCGACGGCCGTGTCGAACATTGCGTGCTGGTCGAGCTTTTCACCGACGAAGGGACCGGGACCAAGGTGGTGGCCCAATGA
- a CDS encoding argininosuccinate synthase: MSERVILAYSGGLDTSVAISWIGKETGKEVVAVAIDLGQGGEDMEVVRQRALDCGAVEAVVVDARDEFAEEYCLPTIQSNALYMDRYPLVSAISRPLIVKHLVKAAREHGGGVVAHGCTGKGNDQVRFEVGFASLAPDLQVLAPVRDYAWTREKAIAFAEENAIPINVTKRSPFSIDQNVWGRAVETGFLEHLWNAPTKDVYDYTEDPTVHWNTPDEVVIGFDKGVPVSIDGRPVSVLQAIEELNRRAGAQGVGRLDVVEDRLVGIKSREIYEAPGAMVLITAHTELEHVTLERELGRFKRHTDQKWGELVYDGLWYSPLKRALESFVAHTQEHVSGEIRLVLHGGHISVNGRRSAESLYDFNLATYDEGDSFDQSAAKGFVHLHGLSSRISAKRDLGI, from the coding sequence ATGTCCGAACGCGTCATCCTGGCGTACTCCGGAGGTCTCGATACCTCGGTGGCGATCAGCTGGATCGGCAAGGAAACCGGCAAGGAGGTCGTCGCCGTCGCCATCGACCTCGGCCAGGGCGGCGAGGATATGGAAGTGGTGCGCCAGCGCGCACTGGACTGCGGTGCCGTCGAGGCCGTCGTCGTCGACGCGCGCGACGAGTTCGCCGAGGAATACTGCCTTCCCACCATCCAGTCCAACGCGCTCTACATGGACCGCTACCCGCTGGTGTCGGCGATCAGTCGTCCGCTGATCGTCAAGCACCTCGTCAAGGCGGCCCGCGAGCACGGCGGCGGCGTCGTCGCGCACGGCTGCACCGGCAAGGGCAACGACCAGGTGCGCTTCGAGGTCGGATTCGCTTCGCTGGCACCGGATCTGCAGGTGCTCGCCCCGGTCCGCGATTACGCCTGGACCCGTGAGAAGGCCATCGCGTTCGCCGAGGAGAACGCGATCCCGATCAACGTGACCAAGCGTTCGCCGTTCTCGATCGACCAGAACGTGTGGGGTCGTGCGGTGGAAACCGGCTTCCTGGAGCACCTCTGGAACGCGCCCACCAAGGACGTCTACGACTACACCGAGGACCCCACGGTCCACTGGAACACCCCCGACGAGGTCGTCATCGGCTTCGACAAGGGTGTGCCGGTCTCCATCGACGGCCGCCCGGTGAGCGTGCTGCAGGCCATCGAGGAACTCAACCGCCGCGCGGGAGCGCAGGGTGTCGGCCGCCTCGACGTGGTCGAGGACCGGCTGGTCGGCATCAAGAGCCGCGAGATCTACGAGGCCCCCGGCGCCATGGTGCTCATCACCGCCCACACCGAGCTCGAGCACGTCACGCTTGAGCGTGAGCTGGGCCGGTTCAAGCGGCACACCGACCAGAAGTGGGGCGAGCTGGTGTACGACGGCCTGTGGTACTCGCCGCTCAAGCGCGCGTTGGAGTCGTTCGTCGCGCACACCCAGGAGCACGTCTCCGGCGAGATCCGGCTCGTGCTGCACGGCGGCCACATCTCGGTCAACGGCCGGCGCAGCGCGGAGTCGCTCTACGACTTCAACCTCGCCACCTACGACGAGGGCGACAGCTTCGACCAGTCCGCAGCCAAGGGGTTCGTGCACCTGCACGGCCTCAGCTCGCGGATCTCGGCCAAGCGCGACCTGGGCATCTAG
- a CDS encoding arginine repressor, producing the protein MTASTRAARQARIVALLSSNSVRSQGELAAMLAAEGIDVTQATLSRDLEELGAVKLRGADGGVGVYVVPEDGSPVRGVSGGTERLARLLGELLVSTDASANLAVLRTPPGAAHYLAAAIDRAALPYVVGTVAGDDTILVVAREPMTGAELAGTLENLN; encoded by the coding sequence GTGACCGCGTCGACCCGAGCCGCCAGGCAGGCGCGCATTGTCGCGTTGCTGTCGTCGAACTCGGTGCGCAGCCAGGGCGAGCTGGCCGCGATGCTGGCCGCCGAAGGTATCGACGTCACCCAGGCCACGCTGTCGCGTGATCTGGAAGAGCTCGGTGCGGTGAAACTGCGCGGCGCCGACGGTGGCGTCGGCGTCTACGTCGTGCCCGAGGACGGCAGCCCGGTGCGGGGCGTCTCGGGCGGCACCGAGCGGCTGGCCCGGTTGCTGGGGGAGTTGCTGGTGTCCACCGATGCCAGCGCTAACCTTGCCGTGCTGCGTACCCCGCCCGGGGCTGCGCATTACTTGGCTGCCGCCATCGACCGTGCCGCGCTGCCCTATGTGGTCGGCACCGTCGCCGGAGACGACACCATCCTGGTGGTGGCGCGCGAGCCCATGACCGGTGCCGAGCTCGCCGGCACCCTCGAAAACTTGAATTAG
- the argH gene encoding argininosuccinate lyase, with translation MSTNEGSLWGGRFADGPSDALAALSKSTHFDWALAPYDIKASKAHARVLHRAGLLTDEQRDGLLAGLDSLGSDVADGSFEPLPTDEDVHGALERGLIDRVGPDLGGRLRAGRSRNDQVATLFRMWLRDAVRRVADGCLEVVNALAVQAAAHPTAIMPGKTHLQAAQPILLAHHLLAHAHPLLRDVDRLADFDDRTAVSPYGSGALAGSSLGLDPDAIAEDLGFASAADNSVDATASRDFAAEAAFVFAQIGVDLSRLAEDIILWSSTEFGYVTLHDAWSTGSSIMPQKKNPDIAELARGKSGRLIGNLTGLLATLKAQPLAYNRDLQEDKEPVFDSVAQLELLLPAMAGLVGTLTFDEERMAELAPAGYTLATDIAEWLVRQGVPFRIAHEAAGAAVKVAEGRGVGLDALTDDEFASINPALTPDVREVLTVEGSVNARNARGGTAPTQVAKQLGVVRKAMEELRIRLS, from the coding sequence ATGAGTACCAACGAGGGATCGCTGTGGGGCGGTCGGTTCGCTGACGGACCGTCCGACGCCCTAGCGGCACTGAGCAAGTCGACGCACTTCGACTGGGCACTCGCGCCCTACGACATCAAGGCGTCGAAGGCTCACGCCCGGGTACTGCACCGCGCCGGTCTGCTCACCGACGAACAGCGCGACGGCCTGCTCGCGGGTCTCGACAGCCTGGGCTCCGACGTCGCCGACGGAAGCTTCGAACCGCTGCCCACCGACGAGGACGTGCACGGTGCGCTGGAGCGGGGCCTGATCGACCGCGTCGGTCCCGACCTGGGTGGCCGGCTGCGTGCGGGCCGCTCCCGCAACGACCAGGTGGCCACACTGTTCCGGATGTGGCTGCGCGACGCGGTGCGCCGCGTCGCCGACGGTTGCCTCGAGGTGGTCAACGCGCTCGCGGTCCAGGCCGCCGCGCATCCCACCGCGATCATGCCGGGCAAGACCCACCTGCAGGCCGCACAGCCCATCCTGTTGGCGCACCATCTGCTGGCGCACGCGCATCCGCTGCTGCGCGACGTCGATCGTCTCGCCGATTTCGATGACCGCACCGCGGTGTCCCCGTACGGGTCGGGCGCGCTCGCCGGGTCGTCGCTGGGCCTGGATCCCGACGCGATCGCGGAGGACCTCGGATTCGCCTCGGCCGCAGACAATTCCGTCGACGCGACCGCCTCACGGGATTTCGCGGCGGAGGCGGCGTTCGTGTTTGCCCAGATCGGTGTGGACCTGTCCCGGCTCGCCGAGGACATCATCCTGTGGAGCTCGACCGAGTTCGGTTACGTCACGTTGCACGACGCGTGGTCGACGGGAAGCTCGATCATGCCGCAGAAGAAGAATCCCGACATCGCCGAGCTGGCGCGCGGCAAGTCCGGCCGGCTCATCGGCAATCTCACCGGTCTGCTGGCGACGCTCAAGGCGCAGCCGCTGGCCTACAACCGCGATCTGCAGGAGGACAAGGAACCCGTCTTCGACTCGGTGGCGCAGCTGGAACTGCTGCTGCCCGCCATGGCCGGACTCGTCGGCACCTTGACCTTCGATGAAGAACGTATGGCCGAGCTTGCCCCGGCCGGGTACACCCTGGCCACCGACATCGCCGAATGGCTTGTCCGACAGGGTGTTCCGTTCCGCATCGCCCACGAAGCCGCCGGTGCCGCGGTCAAGGTCGCCGAGGGTCGGGGTGTCGGCCTCGACGCACTCACCGACGACGAGTTCGCGTCGATCAACCCTGCGCTCACCCCGGACGTGCGCGAGGTGCTGACGGTCGAGGGTTCGGTCAACGCGCGCAACGCGCGCGGCGGGACGGCGCCGACCCAGGTTGCCAAGCAGCTCGGTGTGGTCCGCAAGGCCATGGAGGAGTTGCGGATCCGGCTGAGCTGA